The Drosophila yakuba strain Tai18E2 chromosome X, Prin_Dyak_Tai18E2_2.1, whole genome shotgun sequence DNA segment TGAAGCCATATTATTTTGCTTTCGTTGTGTTAATCAGACGCTGATTTAGCTGCTCGCTAAAAAAGGTGCCGCCTCTCACCTTTCACTTGTTTTCGAAAAGTTTGATCTTTTTACTAAACTCACTTATAGAGAGATTTTTTCCTAGGGCTTGATTTTTCGCTGAagtggaaatatatatattaaatgttttcatttaattaataactttAAGCGGAAtatcaaacatttttgtgCTACTTTGATTACTATTAGCTGGTATTTCTTTGGAAAATTCTTTTTTACGTCGCATTTCTCCGTCAAGTTTCCCCGGCGTTAACaataatgttatttaaatcaaCAATAGAGTGCCACGCCTCCGGGCCGTTGGTCCGCCTCCTTGTGCCTGCACTTAGCTGTAGTTATAtctaatttttctttttgcatacatttttccGCTCTTTTCTGCCGTTTGCTACACTTCATTATGGGGGATTTTCTTCAgctttttgcagctttttTTTCCCGCCCTTTGCTGCATGGCATGCATAATGACAGCATGTAATTTGgcctttctttttcttctccTGCATATTTCCTGCACGTTTGTGGCACTCACATTTATCCCCCCATCTATTCCAAAAACCCCACCTCCATTTCCACCAACCGATGGAGATTGGGACCTCACGGCATCTCGTGGGTTGTTAAAGGCCTGATTGCGAATTATGGCCACCAGCTCTttcagaaaactgaaaactgaaatctgaaaactgaaaactcgAGCGGAAAGCTAGCTAGCTGGCAATGGCACAAAGGAATCGGCGACGGGGGCGGTTGCATGTCTTGGGGGCGTGGTCGCGTCAGAAAACTTTATATGATCGCATTTTATGCTAATTTACGAGcatttttctcttttcaattaatttctTCCCATGGGAGTGGCATCGCTGATTCCATTATaatatgcatatgtatttATGATATATGTGGTTGGGGGATTATTATATAGCCATTTCTATGCAGGCAGCGTTTTTATTTTCCGAATCGCAGCCAAGAAGGGTTTTGCTAATTGATAATTCAAATTGGTGCGTGATTcgtaatcaaaatatttgctaaaTGTATAACTAGGCATTTTCAAGTAAACAGGAAagtcatatttaaataattatttattgtttctttGCAATAGGCGATGAAACTAAATTTACTTCATTTCATAATCCACAATGATGGGGATTATTTTGTTTGAGAATTATCTTTGTAATGTTTTGCAGTTGTAGAGTGCAAGTAACAACTCatcatttaattaacattaataaggaattaaaagatatatatattttcattctACTACTAATTACttgattatttattgaatgaaTGATAAACCAATCAATGAATGCTTTAccgaatgaatgaatgaattcACTCTGCACAATGACTACATTCGATTGAATGGAAATGGTAATGAATGAGTTAAGCAGATGACCTTTGAATGATCGTGCGAATAACAATTTACGTTTGCCTCACGGGAATTTCGATGGATATTGtgcacattattttatttttcattgctaaatggaaaaaggaaatgGCACATCCacatttcgctcagtgtagaACAAAGCAGCGAGTTGAGCgagtttgttttatttctgcACTCGACTTGGGTTTTATTTTCGgcttaagcaaatatttgctcgGCCTGGAAAAATGCTTATGCGAATTTCGGGGTCTATATAaacacatactcgtatgtacatatatacacaaataaatatatcggtatctgtatctgctaCTCAGTTGATTTTGTTGTACTAAGGAGACTGTCTTTTGCTGTGTCTAAAATTTCTAGTAGGCAAATAAATCGCATTTGCGAGCGGGGCACGGTGGATATGGGAGATATATCTTGTCATGCTTCAGCGCGTTGTTGGCGcttcaaacagaaaaaaaaaaaaaaaaaaaaattgaaaaaaatgcgagccattgttgttgttgtagttgcgAACTGAACGTCGCATTTATTACAGGTGTGTCCCACCATCCATCTCGCTCGCTCCCACGGCATTGAGGTATTCGGGCTGCTCAGGTGCATAATCAAAGCGAATTTGTGTGCGAAATGGGTTCAACTTGCCGccgttgctgccactgccttTTTGCTGTTGCAACTGTCCGTTGTCAGTTGATTTATCTACATATTAATgcattatatatatgtatatattatatgtagaTATAATATGGAAAAATGCCTGAACACGAACACACGATCGTCGTATGTAAAAGGGGGAAATATGGAAAATGGTAGCCGCGCAAGCCTGAAAACTGCTTGGGAAAAGGCCTTTGCTTTCAGCCAAAGAGTCTCGTCTTGTCTCAGAACCGAAATAACTAGTTTTTTCgtaaaataattgtaaacCGCAGTGCAAAAATTGGGTTACATTTTTGTTGAGTGTGCAGAATGAAAAACCGGGTTacacttatgtacatatataaaccGAAAACCTTGACTAATTGTGACTCGCTTTTAATTTCCACTCGTGTTGTTTTGAATTTGATAAGTGATAAGTGTgtttagtatcgattgacaTAACTTCCATTGCTTAGATATCTctctttcatttatttgctttgcggTAGTTAGTAAATTTGTACAAAACTCCTTTGTGTCGAAAAAAGGTACCATTCACATTGTTTTTATGGCGTCCTCCACAATATCTTACTTACAATTTCCAATGTCGTAGACGCGAGttctgttttcgttttcgtgtGTGCCAAAGATAGCATTTCCGTGTGCCACCGATAAGGCAGCCAATTCACACTGCATTTTGATAGCGTTTTTGATAGGAGGGCACTCTCAACAGTTGCCGCATTGCATCACCGATAAGAGCGTAGACCAAATGAAGaacaacaatagcaataatcataataataacaatggcACAATCGCAGTGACTAAGAAGCATTGAATCACAGCTAATAAATACCTTTTAAATGCCACACAGCGGTGAAATGTTCCTCAAATCGAAATTAATCGGCAGTTGCACAAAAAAGCCCACGAAAAGCGAACAATAAAACGGGAAAAAATcaaacgaaatatatttaatcaaaccAATCACCAAATACCAAAGAACGCATTTGGACCATGTTCGACGTACCGCCAAAATGTCCTGCGCTGGCCAACAAATTGGGCGGTCTCTTTGGGTGGCGACACACCTACAAGGTGGCCGCCAAGCACGAGGGGATTCCCCATGGACAGCTCCACAAGTCCTACTCCCTCACGCTGCCCAAGCGACCGCCTTCGCCATCGGCCTACTCGTGTGTGAAGGTAAAGATCGAAAGATATAGGATACTGCATTGGGGAATTCCAAAGTTTAAGATCAAAGATCACTGggaaaaatcattaaaataatggaaataaatatcatGTCATTAAACAAAGTTATGCTATATTTTATCAAAACATACCTAAGtatattattgaatttaattacgtttgcatatcaaatatatttgtaacttaaattaaagcaatacaaaattatagaaataattcaatttgagaTATTGTAGATTTATTTTTCTACGTGCCGCTATGCACACATGCCAAATTCAATCACAATCTCTTTTGGCATTCCCCCAGTtcgaccacgcccacataGCATTTTCAATCTTTTTATGATATATGAGATCCAGATCGTGTTGTCGACTCGTTGCCGCATAATTTCCATTGACAAATGACCATAAAGAAGTGTAATCAATGAGGCACAGTGGTGAAAAGTGGCTAAAACGTTGAGTAAAAACTAAATTCAATTAGATTTATTTTGTCTTTTAAAACCACTGTTCCTCAACTGCATTTTTAAGGCTCCATGGCGAGTCGGTATCCCAAAAGTCGGTGCTGCATCTGATAGATACTTAGAATGTCTGAATGCGCGCTATTTGacccacaaacaaaaaaaaaaaaaatacaaaaaaaaaaaacatcaaacaAACCATGTGAagaaacaaaccaaaaacaaaggcgaaccgaaaacagaaaacagaaatcaaGGAAAAGACGCGAAAAATAGCCGAAATTATTGCGCCAAGTTGACGATTCGTTCGACGTTCCAGTTCTGCAGCTCGTCTCAGTTTGCTGAGCCTCCAACGCTTTTGACTGGTTTTCAGCCATGATGcaattgttttgtttcttatgcactacaaaaaaaatataacaaactcCCAAAGCATCTACATAAGTTAAACAATAAAAGTGTAGCAAAAGATAAAAATCAAtagcttaaaaataaaaagaaactcAGCTTGAATGAATTAATTGAAGTAAGATTACTAATTATAGTTTATAAACTTTCCATAATGGAATATTGATctaaaatgttcaaaatcaCTTCCAGTTCTTGGTAGAATTTTCTTCAAGTGAGTCTTGTTGCTGGTGGccggcatttggcatttgttgtGGAATCCATCGGAATGCCAAAAGCAACACCGCCAGCAACTCCTTGGCTGCTCGGCTCGACGAGAAGAGCAGACTGCAATTTGGGGCGCTGGAGGTCGTCGTGGTCTTATTAGGCATATTAGGCATCGCTCAGGGAGTTCAAGTTGGTGATGAGCCCACGTGAGCGGTGATTTTTTGGGGCGATGGAGTGACTCAACACGTAGTGGTTGCTCCATGCGGAAGCACAGATGTGCAGAAGCTGCAAATGGGATGTGAGAAGCGAGTTCGCGAGACGATGCGTCCTCCATGGGCCTCTCCAGATGGAAGATTGCAGTTACGAGATTGCAGTTTGAGATTTGGGGGAGGGCTTGGATGGATGTTGGGAAAGAGTTCCGCGACTTCCATGGCCCCCAGTCTAATGGGAATAACAGATGCAAGAGATGCACGTCTTACTCTTTCGTTGTTGTGGAGATACAGTGCATACTCAATACTGTGAACTAATAGCAGATAGTTTAATGTACCAAATAATAGATTTAAACTTAAAGCTCATTCAAAtgttttgttcttttccaTTTACAGCCCGATTCCTGGGTGACCGTAACGCATCTGCAGACACAGTCGGGCATCCTCGATCCTGATGACTGTGTCCGCGACGTGGCCGACGATCGGGAGCAGATATTGGCGCACTTTGATGACCCAGGACCGGATCCGGGAGTTCCGCAGGGAGGCGGCGATGGAGCGTCGGGCAGTTCGTCCGTGGGCACCGGTTCGCCGGATATCTTTCGTGATCCCACCAATACGGAGGCGCCCACCTGTCCGCGGGATCTCTCCACGCCGCACATCGAGGTCACCAGCACCACATCGGGACCAATGGCTGGACTCGGCGTTGGACTGATGGTGCGTCGCAGCAGTGATCCCAATCTGCTGGCCTCCCTGAAGGCGGAGGGCAGTAACAAACGCTGGTCGGCTGCGGCACCCCATTACGCTGGCGGGGATTCGCCGGAGCGCCTGTTGCTGGACAAGGCCGGTGGCCAGCTATCGCCACAGTGGGAGGAGGACGACGATCCCAGTCATCAGCTAAAGGAACAGCTGCTACACCAACAGCAGCCCCATGCTGCAAATGGCGTAGGCGGCACCACCGGTAACCATCAGCCATTTGCCCGATCCGGTCGCCTGTCGATGCAATTTCTGGGCGACGGCAATGGCTACAAGTGGATGGAGGCAGCCGAGAAGCTACAGAATCAGCCACCAGCCCAGCAGACATATCAGCAGGGTGGCCATCATGCTGGTCACGGTCAGAACGGTGCCTACTCCAGCAAGTCCTTGCCCAGGGAGAGCAAGCGAAAGGAGCCATTGGGACAGGCGTATGAATCCATCAGGGAGAAGGATGGCGAAATGCTGCTGATCATCAACGAGTACGGTAGTCCGCTGGGACTCACTGCGCTGCCGGACAAGGAGCACGGCGGTGGACTGCTGGTGCAACATGTGGAGCCGGGCAGTCGAGCCGAAAGGGGACGACTGCGTCGTGATGATCGCATTCTGGAAATCAATGGCATCAAGCTAATTGGACTCACCGAATCGCAGGTTCAGGAGCAACTGCGACGGGCGTTGGAGAGCTCGGAGTTGAGAGTTCGAGTGCTGCGCGGTGATCGCAATCGCCGCCAGCAGCGTGACTCCAAGGTGGCCGAGATGGTGGAGGTGGCCACGGTGTCACCCACCCGCAAGCCACATGCTGCTCCGGTGGGCACCTCGCTGCAGGTGGCCAATACCCGTAAACTGGGCAGGAAAATCGAAATTTTGCTAAAGAAGGGACCCAACGGTCTCGGCTTTTCGGTCACAACACGCGATAATCCCGCCGGTGGTCACTGTCCCATTTACATCAAGAATATCCTGCCACGAGGTGCGGCCATCGAGGATGGACGCCTGAAGCCCGGTGATCGTTTGCTCGAGGTGGATGGCACTCCGATGACGGGCAAAACACAAACGGATGTGGTGGCAATCTTGAGGGGCATGCCAGCAGGAGCTACCGTCAGGATTGTGGTCTCCCGCCAGCAGGAGTTGGCGGAGCAGGCAGACCAGCCGGCGGAGAAGAGTGCTGGCGTGGCGGTGGCGCCTTCAGTTGCTCCACCAGCGGttccagcagctgctgctccagcgcCTCCCATTCCGGTGCAGAAATCCAGCAGCGCACGATCTCTGTTCACTCATCAGCAGCAATCGCAGCTCAACGAATCTCAGCACTTTATCGATGCGGGCAGCGAGTCGGCGGCTTCAAATGTAAGTTGAATCCGAATCTTTGGCAGTATTTGAAACTATACTAATATAGTTTGTTTCTAAATCCACAGGACAGCCTgccgcccagcagcaacagttggcACTCCCGCGAGGAGCTGACCCTGCACATTCCCGTTCACGACACCGAAAAGGCCGGACTGGGGGTCAGTGTGAAGGGCAAGACGTGCTCGAATCTGAACGCTTCTGGATCGAGTGCCTCCAGCGGCAGCAATGGACTGATGAAGCACGACGGTGATTTGGGTATATTCGTGAAGAATGTAATCCATGGCGGTGCTGCTTCCCGCGATGGTCGCCTGCGGATGAACGATCAGTTGCTCAGCGTAAATGGAGTATCGTTGCGTGGTCAAAACAACGCTGAAGCCATGGAGACACTACGTCGTGCAATGGTCAATACGCCCGGGAAACATCCGGGCACCATAACCCTGCTGGTGGGCCGTAAGATCTTGCGATCGGCCAGCTCCAGTGACATTCTTGACCACAGTaacagtcacagtcacagccaTAGCAATAGCAGCGGTGGCAGCAATTCGAATGGCAgcggcaataacaacaatagcagCTCGAATGCTAGCGATAATTCCGGAGCGACGGTCATCTATTTGAGTCCGGAGAAGAGGGAGCAGCGCTGCAATGGCGGCGGAGTTGGTGGCAGTGCTGGCAATGAGATGAATAGGTGAGTAGATTACACGACATATGTACAAAGCAAAGTATACGATAAATATTGTCTTACAGATGGAGCAATCCCGTTTTGGATCGTCTAACCGGTGGCATTTGCTCATCGAACTCAGCGCAGCCATCCTCACAGCAGtcgcaccagcagcagcagcatcagcagccgCATCcttcgcagcagcaacagcagcagcagcgtcgCCTGCCTGCAGTGCCCGTTAGCAGCAGTGCAGCTCTGAGGAACGAGAGCTACTATATGGCCACCAATGACAACTGGTCGCCGGCGCAACTGCACTTGATCACTGGTCACGGCAATACGGCGCTGCTTATTGAGGACGATGCCGAACCGATGTCTCCGTGAGTCTGATAACTAGATGGCACTCAAATACATCTTTTAACTCAATCTCTCCTTCATTTTCTTTCAGAACACTGCCGGCGCGTCCGCACGATGGGCCGCACTGCAACGCGAGCAGTGCTAATCCATCGCAGAATTTGGCCGTCGGCAATCAGGGGCCAGCCATCAATACGGTGCCTGGCACTCCGTCGACATCCAGCAACTTTGATGCCACATACTCCTCGCAACTGAGCTTGGAGACAAACTCGGGCGTGGAGCATTTCTCGCGTGATGCCTTGGGACGACGCAGCATCTCCGAGAAGCACCATGCGGCGCTGGATGCCCGCGAGACTGGCACCTATCAGCGGAATAAGAAGTTGCGCGAGGAGCGGGAACGCGAGCGTCGCATTCAGCTGACCAAATCGGCTGTCTATGGCGGTTCCATTGAGTCCCTTACGGCCCGCATAGCCAGCGCTAATGCGCAGTTTTCGGGCTATAAACATGCCAAGACTGCATCCAGCATCGAGCAAAGGGAGACGCAGCAGCAATTGGCCGCTGCCGAGGCGGAGGCCAGGGATCAGCTGGGCGATCTGGGTCCATCGCTGGGCATGAAGAAGTCCTCGTCGCTGGAGTCGCTCCAGACGATGGTGCAGGAGCTGCAGATGTCGGATGAGCCGCGTGGTCATCAAGCGTTGCGCGCACCGCGTGGACGTGGCAGGGAGGACAGTCTGCGGGCGGCGGTGGTCAGCGAACCGGACGCGAGCAGTAAGTTTTCAATAATATACATGTATTTGTGGACTTGTGAATAACTTGTTTATCTTTTTTAGAGCCCCGTAAGACCTGGCTTTTGGAGGATGGCGATCACGAGGGTGGCTTTGCGTCGCAGCGCAATGGACCATTCCAGAGTTCCCTCAACGATGGCAAACATGGCTGCAAGTCGTCGCGGGCCAAGAAGCCAAGCATACTGCGCGGCATCGGTCACATGTTCCGCTTTGGCAAGAATCGCAAGGATGGCGTGGTGCCAGTGGACAACTATGCGATGAACATTTCGCCACCCACATCGGTGGTTTCCACAGCCACATCGccgcagctgcaacagcagcagcaacagcaattgcagcaacaccagcaacagcagcagcagcaacagataCCAACCGCTGCGTTGGCCGCTCTGGAGAGAAATGGCAAGCCGCCGGCGTAtcagccaccgccaccgctgCCTGCCCCGAATGGAGTCGGTAGCAATGGGATCCATCAGAACGACATCTTCAACCATCGCTATCAGCATTACTCCAACTATGAGGACatccaccagcagcaccagcaacaccagATTAGGTGAGAGCGGGCCCGCACTTCCTTTGCATCCTTTCATTTTGCCGGTGTCGGGATATTCGTTTGTTTAACCAAGTTTATTAGCCATTTAACACAACattgtgtacatatgtgtcgtatctctctctttctcgcccTTTTTTCTCTTTCTGTTCCGCGTGTCTGTGTATCTATGTTGTTGTCTATGTGTTAACCGCCCATCCACACACGCCACActcacccatacacacacacacacacacacacacactgtaCCACCACTATAACATTTACACTggtaaaaacaaatatgtCGAAGCAGTGGCGGCGAATCCACCACATCGATTTCGGAAACGCTTTCGGAGTCAACACTCGAGTGCATGCGACAGCAGGTCATCCGGCAGCGCATCAAGGTCGAGGCGGAAAGGTAACCCACCCACCtacaccaacaccaacacctGCATCCACACtcacaccaccacccaccacccacaaccgCACCAACACACAGATAGCCCAGTGCAGTGCGGTTCGTAGATATAAAGCGGCTTTTTGGTAATGGGCTTGGAGCATCGGTTAATTAAGTAAACATTTAgataaaaaaagaatatatattttgaacaGAATATTCTAAAGCAAACGCGTATGGCGATCATTAAAAAGGATATTAAAAAAGGTTATGGGTTGAGCAGCTaaccatataaatatttaatcaaattagaATGATATGATCATTATAAGTAGTATCAGTAGatatcaaataatttaaataatatattaaaaagtatCTATAGTCTAACAACTGAATTGCACTGCATCTAATCACGCTTAATCGTAATGCTTgttaaattttggtttttttttgccgaCAAAACACATTATAAACATGATATCTGCATTTTGTAAATTACTCATGGACATTACCCGCTTGCTTTCGCAGTCGCCGCCATCAGCATTACCATTCGCAGCGCAGTGCCCGCTCGCAGGATGTGAGCATGCACTCGACGAGCTCCGGATCCCAGCCAGGATCCCTGGCCCAGCCGCAATCGCAATCGAATGGCGTGCGTCCCATGAGCAGTTACTACGAGTACGAGacggtgcagcagcagcgggtGGGCAGCATTAAGcacagccacagcagcagcgccacatcgtcctcctcgtcgccCATTAATGTCCCACATTGGAAGGCGGCTGCCATGAATGGCTACTCGCCAGCCAGCCTGAATAGCAGTGCCCGGAGTCGGGGTCCGTTTGTGACGCAGGTGACCATACGGGAGCAGAGCAGTGGCGGCATACCCGCCcacctgctgcagcagcatcagcagcagcaactccagcagcagcagcagcagcccacCTACCAGACTGTCCAGAAGATGTCCGGACAATCGCAATATGGCAGTGCCGCCGGTTCCCAGCCACACGCCTCCAAGGTGTGACTATAGGTGTTGGCGCAAGCGCGCGCCACTCGCGATGTGCTGGCCGAAAACCGGGTCGTTCTCAGCGAGGTCAACGAGGAGGTGGAGGTCTTCTACTTCGCCACCGAGTGCTGAACACATTGCATATTCGAGGGACTTAGTTATTTAAGTTGAAAACCACATGCATTAGGGGTGGGTTGGTTAATCATATCTTGTCTAATCAACATCAATTGGAAGCCTAATGTGGCAGGaggaatattattttatattatgaggtttaaaattgatttgtaaCTAGCCAGAAGCCAAGGAATGGTTGCTATATACTTTAATTGATATCCTGATTAATCAATATATAGATATTTATCCGTGATATATgattaagcaaacaaaacctAGACGTTTTCTTGCTAAGCGGAAAGAACCAGGATAATATTTACATTAGTATTCCATCATCATTTCATGGTCCAAAAGAAAGAGGATAAATTCGATTTTATAATTGTAAACTGCCAAGAATACAACTTGGATTCATTTGATTTCCAACCTATTGACCCACCCTGACACACGTCTATATTATGTTCACAATtcacaatatatatatatatacttaaaagATTGCATATTTGGCGAAACAGAAACCAAGAGAGTAACGATTAAGGAAAGTATTCCCGTTAAGCGCTATCCATTTGCCGAGTGCttagatttaatttaaaccATTTCCGATTGTATTAAGCATTAGTTCTAAGTCCAAGTCAAACGCCTTTGTACATAACTAGTTTACGCAGAAGCCAACCAGAAAAGAAGAACAACATCAAATTCCAAAAGTTTTGGACCAACACTACGAAAGGTCTTAAGAATTTCCATTGTCAtttatccatttttttttttacatttacttatattttttttatttgtacatagatcttgtttgtttgttttgtaaaGCTTTAAAGCGGACGccattttgtgtgtgcaaACGTGAGGATTTGCAAGAAGCGAAAAGTTAAACTTAAAGCCAACCCATATAATACGTATAGCTATATGAGTAAGAgtagtaattttttttgttccaaCGATTATCGAGCTTAGACAAGAAGTTTTGTGCAGCCGACCTCGGCCCAGGTCTCTAAAAAAGACAAGCAGCTTATCTTAGTTATACGAATCCATACGATTAAGCAAAACTAGTGGATAAGTCTACATGTATAGCGAATAATTACGATACTTTAATTTTGTGTACTTCCTAAGTAATTTGTGCGATACCGAATACCGAGTTGCGAATTAAACATAacaaatttccaatcaaactgtgttttaaaaaaaaattacatttttttcacttttcttccaatttttgatgatgagttctagatttttgccgaaaatggggtttctgttattttgcgactataaatatcagtattttgattagaacattcgaaatattggtccgaatatggaatggcatacctcgttagctcgtaattaaatttcaaatgaaaataaaatcaaattaatcaaaaaaatattattttca contains these protein-coding regions:
- the LOC6525642 gene encoding partitioning defective 3 homolog isoform X3; its protein translation is MFDVPPKCPALANKLGGLFGWRHTYKVAAKHEGIPHGQLHKSYSLTLPKRPPSPSAYSCVKPDSWVTVTHLQTQSGILDPDDCVRDVADDREQILAHFDDPGPDPGVPQGGGDGASGSSSVGTGSPDIFRDPTNTEAPTCPRDLSTPHIEVTSTTSGPMAGLGVGLMVRRSSDPNLLASLKAEGSNKRWSAAAPHYAGGDSPERLLLDKAGGQLSPQWEEDDDPSHQLKEQLLHQQQPHAANGVGGTTGNHQPFARSGRLSMQFLGDGNGYKWMEAAEKLQNQPPAQQTYQQGGHHAGHGQNGAYSSKSLPRESKRKEPLGQAYESIREKDGEMLLIINEYGSPLGLTALPDKEHGGGLLVQHVEPGSRAERGRLRRDDRILEINGIKLIGLTESQVQEQLRRALESSELRVRVLRGDRNRRQQRDSKVAEMVEVATVSPTRKPHAAPVGTSLQVANTRKLGRKIEILLKKGPNGLGFSVTTRDNPAGGHCPIYIKNILPRGAAIEDGRLKPGDRLLEVDGTPMTGKTQTDVVAILRGMPAGATVRIVVSRQQELAEQADQPAEKSAGVAVAPSVAPPAVPAAAAPAPPIPVQKSSSARSLFTHQQQSQLNESQHFIDAGSESAASNDSLPPSSNSWHSREELTLHIPVHDTEKAGLGVSVKGKTCSNLNASGSSASSGSNGLMKHDGDLGIFVKNVIHGGAASRDGRLRMNDQLLSVNGVSLRGQNNAEAMETLRRAMVNTPGKHPGTITLLVGRKILRSASSSDILDHSNSHSHSHSNSSGGSNSNGSGNNNNSSSNASDNSGATVIYLSPEKREQRCNGGGVGGSAGNEMNRWSNPVLDRLTGGICSSNSAQPSSQQSHQQQQHQQPHPSQQQQQQQRRLPAVPVSSSAALRNESYYMATNDNWSPAQLHLITGHGNTALLIEDDAEPMSPTLPARPHDGPHCNASSANPSQNLAVGNQGPAINTVPGTPSTSSNFDATYSSQLSLETNSGVEHFSRDALGRRSISEKHHAALDARETGTYQRNKKLREERERERRIQLTKSAVYGGSIESLTARIASANAQFSGYKHAKTASSIEQRETQQQLAAAEAEARDQLGDLGPSLGMKKSSSLESLQTMVQELQMSDEPRGHQALRAPRGRGREDSLRAAVVSEPDASKPRKTWLLEDGDHEGGFASQRNGPFQSSLNDGKHGCKSSRAKKPSILRGIGHMFRFGKNRKDGVVPVDNYAMNISPPTSVVSTATSPQLQQQQQQQLQQHQQQQQQQQIPTAALAALERNGKPPAYQPPPPLPAPNGVGSNGIHQNDIFNHRYQHYSNYEDIHQQHQQHQISRRHQHYHSQRSARSQDVSMHSTSSGSQPGSLAQPQSQSNGVRPMSSYYEYETVQQQRVGSIKHSHSSSATSSSSSPINVPHWKAAAMNGYSPASLNSSARSRGPFVTQVTIREQSSGGIPAHLLQQHQQQQLQQQQQQPTYQTVQKMSGQSQYGSAAGSQPHASKV
- the LOC6525642 gene encoding partitioning defective 3 homolog isoform X1, with product MFDVPPKCPALANKLGGLFGWRHTYKVAAKHEGIPHGQLHKSYSLTLPKRPPSPSAYSCVKPDSWVTVTHLQTQSGILDPDDCVRDVADDREQILAHFDDPGPDPGVPQGGGDGASGSSSVGTGSPDIFRDPTNTEAPTCPRDLSTPHIEVTSTTSGPMAGLGVGLMVRRSSDPNLLASLKAEGSNKRWSAAAPHYAGGDSPERLLLDKAGGQLSPQWEEDDDPSHQLKEQLLHQQQPHAANGVGGTTGNHQPFARSGRLSMQFLGDGNGYKWMEAAEKLQNQPPAQQTYQQGGHHAGHGQNGAYSSKSLPRESKRKEPLGQAYESIREKDGEMLLIINEYGSPLGLTALPDKEHGGGLLVQHVEPGSRAERGRLRRDDRILEINGIKLIGLTESQVQEQLRRALESSELRVRVLRGDRNRRQQRDSKVAEMVEVATVSPTRKPHAAPVGTSLQVANTRKLGRKIEILLKKGPNGLGFSVTTRDNPAGGHCPIYIKNILPRGAAIEDGRLKPGDRLLEVDGTPMTGKTQTDVVAILRGMPAGATVRIVVSRQQELAEQADQPAEKSAGVAVAPSVAPPAVPAAAAPAPPIPVQKSSSARSLFTHQQQSQLNESQHFIDAGSESAASNDSLPPSSNSWHSREELTLHIPVHDTEKAGLGVSVKGKTCSNLNASGSSASSGSNGLMKHDGDLGIFVKNVIHGGAASRDGRLRMNDQLLSVNGVSLRGQNNAEAMETLRRAMVNTPGKHPGTITLLVGRKILRSASSSDILDHSNSHSHSHSNSSGGSNSNGSGNNNNSSSNASDNSGATVIYLSPEKREQRCNGGGVGGSAGNEMNRWSNPVLDRLTGGICSSNSAQPSSQQSHQQQQHQQPHPSQQQQQQQRRLPAVPVSSSAALRNESYYMATNDNWSPAQLHLITGHGNTALLIEDDAEPMSPTLPARPHDGPHCNASSANPSQNLAVGNQGPAINTVPGTPSTSSNFDATYSSQLSLETNSGVEHFSRDALGRRSISEKHHAALDARETGTYQRNKKLREERERERRIQLTKSAVYGGSIESLTARIASANAQFSGYKHAKTASSIEQRETQQQLAAAEAEARDQLGDLGPSLGMKKSSSLESLQTMVQELQMSDEPRGHQALRAPRGRGREDSLRAAVVSEPDASKPRKTWLLEDGDHEGGFASQRNGPFQSSLNDGKHGCKSSRAKKPSILRGIGHMFRFGKNRKDGVVPVDNYAMNISPPTSVVSTATSPQLQQQQQQQLQQHQQQQQQQQIPTAALAALERNGKPPAYQPPPPLPAPNGVGSNGIHQNDIFNHRYQHYSNYEDIHQQHQQHQISGGESTTSISETLSESTLECMRQQVIRQRIKVEAESRRHQHYHSQRSARSQDVSMHSTSSGSQPGSLAQPQSQSNGVRPMSSYYEYETVQQQRVGSIKHSHSSSATSSSSSPINVPHWKAAAMNGYSPASLNSSARSRGPFVTQVTIREQSSGGIPAHLLQQHQQQQLQQQQQQPTYQTVQKMSGQSQYGSAAGSQPHASKV